The genomic window GGCCAAAGGCCAAGGGCCTTACACCGTGGTGGCGGGCAGAGCCGGCACCGCGCAGGCTGCGGTGGAGCTGGCGAGTCTGATTCCCGGGCCGGCCATGGTGCCTGACATCGTGCCGCTGCGGCCCGTCAAGCAGCTGCGGGCGGTGCTGCCGGGTGCCCCCCAGTTGTGGGCCGCATCGCTCATGCCTGCGCAGTGGGTGTTGCGCGGGCCGGTGCTGTGGGCGGCACTTTTGGCGGCATTGGCAGCAGTTATGGCCGCCGTGGTGGGGCTGTTGCGGCTGGTGCGCCGCCCTTGACGCCAGCGCCCCGCACCTCCAGGCGCACCTGGTCGAGCACCTTGCCTTTGGCGTCCACGATCTGAATCACATGCCGCCCCGGCCAGGGCAGCCAGAGGGCGGTGTTGCCTTTTGCGACTTGTTTACCGTCGATCAGCCAGCGCAGATTGCTGCCATCGGCCTCCAGGCTCAGGCGCTGGGCCTGGGGCGGAATGTCGGGGTCCAGCGCGAGGATGGTGCCGCTGGTGGGCGCGGTGATGCGGGCGGTGTTTGTAGTGTTGTTGCCGGGATTTTTTGAATCATTTTGGCCTATGGCCCTCGTGGAATATGCGCGAGTAGCTTCTTTTTCCATATCGAAACTACTTTGCTCGGTGCCGCTGATGAACCACTCGGTTCGCGGTGCTTCGCCCTCTACGGTCACCGTTTTTTGCACCAGACCTGCGGGTGGCTGGGGCGCGCGGCCGTTGCGTTGGCGGTGGAGCTGGTTCATCACCGCGGCCCAAATGGGCGCCGCGCCGGTGGTGCCGCTCACGTCCCACATGGGGGCGCCGCTGGCGTTGCCTACCCACACCCCCACGGTGTAGTGCTGGCTGTAGCCCACCGCCCAGTTGTCGCGCATGTCTTTGCTGGTGCCTGTTTTGACTGCCGCCCAAAAGCGGGTGGCTAACACGCTGTCGGTGCCGAAGGTGCGGGCACGCGCCATGGGGTCGCTGAGGATGTCGCCCACGATGAACGCGGCCCGCGCATCCAGCGCCGGGCTGAAGGGCGGGGGCGTGCGGCCCACCGTCAGGCGGATGGGGCTGGCGCGGCCGCCATTGGCCAGTGTGCGGTAGCTGTTGGTCAGGTCGAGCAGCGTGGTTTCTGCGCTGCCCAGGGCCAGGCTGTAGCCATAAAAGTCGCCGCTCTCTTTGAGCGGCATGCCCATGCGGGTCAGCTGTTTCTGAAAAGCGTCGGGCGACACCATGACCAGCGTGCGCACTGCCGGCACATTGAGCGAGGCGCCCAGTGCGGTGCGGGCCGATACCCAGCCTTTGAACTGGCGGTCGTAGTTCTGCGGGATGTACAGGCCACCACTCGTCTGGATCTGGGCAGCAGAGTCCTCGAGCAAGGAGGCGGCGGTGATGCGCCGCTCGGCCAGCGCCTGCCCATACAAAAACGGCTTGAGCGTGGATCCGGGCTGGCGCTGCGAGGTCACAAAGTCCACCTCAGGCGCAGCGCTCAGGGGGCCGCTGCTGTTGACCCAGGCCAGCACCTCGCCACTGGCGTTGTCCAGCACCAGGGCGGCCGCATCTTCCACATGGCGACCGGCCAGCTCGCGCAGCTGCGTTTGCAGGGTGAGTTGGGTAAAGCGCTGCAGGGGCGCGCTCAAGCTGCTGCGCACCGTGGGCGGGGCAGAAGCGCCCTCGGGGCCTGCTGCACTCGGAGGGCGAAGCAGTAGCCGCGCCACATGGGGGGCCAAGCCCTCGCTGGGGGCAAACTCACGGCGGCTCAGGGTGCCAGACACCATCAGCGCGATGGCGTCGCAGCCGCTGGCCGCTCTGGTTGTTGCTGCTGTCTTTGATGTGGGTGTTGATGTTTTGGCAGGGGCCTCCAGGCTGCTGAGCACACTGCAGGCGCGTTGTGCCACTTGGGCCTCTTTGGCATTGGGGGCGCGAATCAGGGCGGCCGTGATCGCCGCTTCACGGTTGTCCAGGCCATGTGGCGCTTTGCCAAACAGGCTGCGGCTCAGCGCATCAATGCCCACCATCTCACCGCGGAAGGGCACCAGGTTCAGGTAGGCCTCCAGAATCTGGTCTTTGCGACAGCTGCGCTCCAGGCTTTGGGCCGAGAGGGTTTGCCCCACTTTTTGCACCACGCTGCGGCCGCCGCCACCGCGCCGCAAGTCCTCATCCAGCAAACCCGCCAGCTGCATGGTCAGTGTGGATGCTCCGCGGGTGCGGGTGTTCCACAGATTGCCCCAGGCAGCGGCGGACACGGCCCGCCAGTCCACCCCGCTGTGCTCGTAAAAGCGCTTGTCCTCGCTAAGCACCAGCGCCGTGCGCAGGGCGGGCGACACATCGGCCAGCGCCACCCACTGCCCGCGGCGCACCGTGGCATCGGTGCGCAGGCGGTGCAGCACTTTGCCTTGGCGGTCGAGCAGCAAGGTGTCAGAGGGCCTGTAGCTGGTCTTTACTTGCTCAAAAGTGGCATTGGCCCAAGCGGATGCTGCGCTGGTAGCTATCAAAATAGTAGCAATAACCAGGCGCAGCTTGTCTGTAGCCTTGGTGACCTTGGGCACGCTGTGCCGGGGCCGGTCTGCGTAAACTGTGTTGATCTGCAACCCACCCACCTTTTGCTCTTATGTCTAACGCCGCACCCTTGTTCCAGCCCTTTGCCTTCAAAGGCTTGAAGCTGGCCAACCGCATTGTCATGGCACCCATGACCCGTTCTTTCTCGCCCGGCGGTGTGCCTACTCCGGCCGTCACCGAGTATTACCGCAAGCGCGCCGCTGCCGCGGTGGGCCTGATTGTTTCTGAGGGCACGGTGGTGCAGCGGCCGTCTGCCTCTAATGACCCGGATGTGCCGCACTTCTGGGGCGATGCCGCTTTGGGCGCTTGGCAAGACGTTATCAACTCAGTGCACCAGGCCGGTGGCGTGATGGCGCCGCAGCTCTGGCACGTGGGCGCTGCCCGCAACCCCCGCACCACCTGGACAGCGCCACCGCCCGTGGACTCGCCCTCCGGCCTGTCGCGTCCCGGCAAAGCCTTTGGCGAGCCGATGACCGACGAGGCCATTGCCGACACCATCGCTGCATTCGCCAAAGCCGCCGGTGCGGCCAAGCGCCTGGGCTTTGACACGATCGAGTTGCATGGAGCCCACGGCTATTTGATCGACCAGTTCTTTTGGGAAGGCACAAATGCGCGCACCGACAAATACGGTGGCGATTTGGTAGCCCGTGGCCGCTTTGCGGCTGAAATTTTGAAGGCCGTGCGCGCCGAAGTAGGGCCTGACTACCCGGTCATCATCCGCCTGTCGCAGTGGAAGCAGCAGGACTACAACGCCCGTATCGCTCAGACGCCTGACGAGATGGCCGCTTGGCTGCAGCCACTGGCGGATGCGGGTGCCGACATCTTCCATTGCTCGCAACGCCGCTTCTGGGAGCCGGAATTTGAAGGCTCCGACCTGAACTTTGCCGGCTGGGCCAAAAAGCTCACCGGCCGCCCCACCATCACTGTGGGCTCAGTGGGCCTGAGCGGCGAGTTCATCGCATCTTTTGGCGGCGAAAGCTCCAAGCCTGCGTCTTTGGATGAGTTGATGCGCCGTTTCGACCGTGGCGACTTTGATTTGGTGGCCGTGGGCCGCGCACTCATCAGCGACCCGGATTGGGCGCTGAAAGTGCGCGATGGCCGCATGTCCGAGCTGTCGGACTTTTCGCCCGCAGCGCTGGGGACCTTGGTCTAGGTTCTGCCGGCAGCGCTGTCGCTGAGCGTGGGCGATCAGAAGTTCAATTCTTTGTCCACGTCGGCGGTCTTGCGGCGGGCCATGGCCAAGTTGGACTTGTTTTTGTCCAGCACAAAATAAATGAACACGCCTTCTTTGCGGGAAGAGGGGCGAATGATGTGGTACTGCTTGCCCAAGGTGATCAAGATGTCATCGATCACGTCATTCAGGCCCAGAGCGCGCATGACCTTCATTTTGGAGCGCACCACTTCTGTGTTACCTGCAGCAGCCACTTCGAGGTCCACACCGGAGCCTGCGCTGCCGAGGATCATGCCGCTGGTGGAGTCCACAATTGCTGCGCACATCGCGCCGTCAGTGGTCAACAGCTCTTCTAGGGTTTGGTTGATAGTTGCCATGTCAAAAGTCTTTCAGTTGTTCAAACATCAAACGCTGCGGTATCTTTTATTTTGACGAGTGCCCCGCAGCTACGCACAAGCTGGTGTGCCCGGTGGAGTTCCTATTGCGCCTCAAGAATGAGGCGTAATTGGTGAATCCTGTTTCTCCACTCCGGCAAATTCATTAGTTGATGGGTTTCGCAGACGGTGACAAACACCATGTCTGCGCCGCAATCGGTCAACATCACGCTGTCAGATTCGTGGGTCAGCGTGCAACTGTCCAAAGCTCCGAAGCCCTCAAACAACGGTTTCATGCGGAGGTGAAGCCGCCAGTAGTCGCTCGCGGCTTCTGCCATTGCAACAAAGTTGTCCAACGCTCCGGCGGCATGCCACACCATGCCCGCCGAAATCTCTACAACAGCGCACCCTTTGACTCCGGGGGTTTTGGCCATGCTGTCAATTTTTGCCCGGATGTATTTGGCATTCATGCCGTCAGCAGGGTTTGGGCCATGGTCCGCCCGCGATAGGCTACCTGGGCCAAAACTCCGGTGGAGTCGGAGACCACATTCACAATCAATTGCACGTCCTTGCGGTTCACAGTGAACACTTGCACAAAGCCCTGATCCGAATTGATGACCACGCTGTTGGCCGCACCTAATGAGGTTTCTTGGGCCACCACGGCGCCGATTGCTGATATTGAGCTCGCCATGGCGGCAATCCGGGAAGCGTCAATAGTTCCGGTGGTCGCAGAAGCAATGTCAAATCCATCGATCGTTGCAATCACCACCGCTTTAATGCCGGTGAGTTCGTTTAAAAAGGCTTGTGCTTCTCGCACCGCTAGGTTTTTGAGCAGGGGGCTCACAGCGTGGGATTGGGTCATGGGCGGGTTGCGGTGTATGCGGCGATGGTGTTTATTCAATCCATAGCCTCTACTTGCATCAGCAAGGAGTCGATCAGAAGTAGCACGTCGGAACGTCGGCGCACATCTACCGGGATGATCGGAATCAAGTGGTTGTGTTCAAACAGGAAATCGGCGTAGTCGTCGATTGACGGGGACAGATGGGTTTCAGTTCGGCCTACGCCAATCACGCAAGGGCTGTTCTGCAGCTCTTTATGAAAACCTTCGAGGTATTTGTTCAGGTCTTGCAGGGGGGTAGGACGTGAGTTGTCCACCAGAATAATGATTCCCAGCGCATTGGTGGCCAGTACGCCCCACAAGAAATCAAAGCGCTCTTGTCCGGGGGTGCCGAATATCCGCAGCCTTTCCCCGCTGTCGAGCTGCACCGTACCAAAATCCAGCCCTACCGTGGTTTTGGCTTTCGTATGCGTGGTGTCAGTATTAACCACATCCGTGGTGATAGGCGGGGTATCACTGATAGCCGCTATGGCGGTGGTTTTACCGGCGCCCATAGTGCCTGTGATCAGGATTTTGTGTTCTCTCATGGGTGGAGACCTCTCAGATCCCGAGCTTGCGCCGGATGGCAGAGAGAAAGCTGCGCTTTTGCTTCTGGCGCGGCGCTGCGCAAGTGGCGGTGCTCAGACGCGGCACACTGACAGACGGGGTAGCTAACGCCACGTTAACGATTCCAAAGCTTTGCAGCACTGTAATGAAGGCCTGCACTTCTGCCACGGCGATGCCTGAGCTTTGTGACAGCTGCTCTATTGAAAAGGGCTTGCGGCTGATCAGGTTGGCCAGCCGGATGCGATCTTTGCTGTCACGCAGAACCGCTTGCGGTGGCCAGCGCTTGAGTTTGTATTCTTCAGTGTTTTGCGTGCCCGCCAGAGGACCATAGATAGTGCTGGACGACAGCGCTGCTGCCGTGATCGGGCTTTGCAGGTGAGTCGGAGTCCGCTCTTCAACTGGTGCTAAAGGCGCAGCATGGGTCTCAGCGAAGGAGCCGAACACATCGAACGGTTCGGGCAACAGCTCTCCGAACACCGTCGGCTGCAATTGGTTTTGCAAGCCGAGCAGCAGCGCTTCGAGTTGGTCGGCTTCTATCGGGCGACTCAAAGCTCCGGCTGAAGCAGCTACGCCCTCCGGTAGCACATCGACGACCACCGCGCAGCGTGCTTTTGCAACTGCGTTCGCGCAGAGCAGGGCATCGAAAGGGCCCTCTACCGCATATTCCCACGCGAACTGGGCGTTGCCTTTGAGCAAGCGCAGCAAAATACGGACGCGGCTGACCTCGGCGCTTTCCAAGCCTTCAATTCCGAGTTTTAGCGCAGTCATGTCCTAGGGTCCTGTGGGGTGATTGGGGTGTGAGGGAAGTGTAGGCAGCTTGGCCCGACTTACAAAGTCTTGCTTATTTAGTAATGTGACTTTGTTCCGCTTGATTGCGGACTAATTGCGCGATTTTGCTGGTTATCGCAAAGCGGAGTGAGTTTGGGGGTAATTTCGCCCCCAAATCCACACATTTAACGGATCGGATTGGGCGCCAAGGCCAAAACGTCTGCAATGGGTTCGGGTTGATGTAGGTAGTAACCCTGTACGAAATCGATGCCAATAGCGCGAACCCGTTCAAGAACCTCCGCCCGGTCCACGAATTCGGCAACAGTTTTAACACCTACGACTTGGGCTACCGCTGCAAAACAGCGGACTGCTGCGTCGTCCAAGGGGTCGTCAATGACGTCGCGGACGAACTGTCCGTCAATCTTCAAAAAGTCAACGCTGAGGTTCTTCAGGTAGCCAAAGGATGACGCGCCGGCGCCGAAGTCGTCCAGCGCAATGCGCAAGCCGAGCTTTTTGGCCTGCTCGATAAATACGCTGGCATCGGCCATATTGGTGACCGCTGCGGTCTCAGTAATCTCTAGGCAAATTCTCTGGCAGATGGCCGGACCTGCGTTTTGCAGCTTCTCAAACGCCAGGCGGTGGAATGCCCTGTCGCCGATAGATTGCCCGGAGAGGTTGACGCACAAGGTGTCGATGCCTGACAGATGTGGCGTATCCCGCAGGCACTGGATGGCGTGCTTAAGCACCCAACGGTCGACGCGCGATGCCAGGTGAAACCGTTCTGCCGCGGGCAGGAATGCGCCGGGTTGCACCAGGCTTCCGTCGGTCTCGCGCAAGCGCACCAGCACCTCTGCATGGAGACCATGCACGCCATCGTCCAAGGCGGTGATCCGCTGTGCGTACAAGACAAACCGGTTTTCGTCCAAGGCTTGTTCAAGGCGGGCGGCCCACTGCATTTCGCCGTGGCGGGCGTGCATCGCAAGATCGGTGTCAAACCAGGCGTGCACCCGGTTGCGGCCTGCGTCTTTGGCGGCGTAGCAAGAGATGTCTGCAGCCTGCATTGCGGCGGCGACATTGGCCCACCGGTTGTCCACCGGCACCAGGCCAATGCTGGTTCCGATGCGGAATCGTTTGCCGTCATGGATGAAGCGGAAGTCGTCCATGCGCTCACAAATTTGCTGAGCCACGCGTTGCGCATGCTCGGCAGAGCAATGCTCCAAGATCACCCCAAACTCATCACCGCCCAAGCGTGCCAATGTGTCACGGGCGCGGACCACCTCGCTCAGCAGTTTGCTCACTTGCTGCAACAGCTGGTCGCCTACGGAGTGGCCGCAGGCATCGTTGACGAGCTTGAATTGGTCCAGGTCAATGAACAAAAGCGCGTGATTGCTTCGATCTTCGTGGGCGCGGTTGAGCACATTGCGCAGTCGCGTCTCAAACTCGGTCCGGTTGACCAGGCCGGTGAGTGCATCGTGGGTCGCACGGAAGCTCATTTCGCCGCTAAGACGGCGCTGTTCGGTGACATCGTGAAACACCAATACGACGCCCAGAATCTCGCCGCTATCGCTGCGGATGGGGGCGGCCGAGTCTTCGATGCCGTACTCCTGGCCTTCACGGGAGATCAAAACGGTTTGGTGTGCCAAGCCGGTGGTTTTTCCTTGGGCTAGGCAGGTGGTCACCGGGTTTTCTGTGGGGGCGCGGGTCTCTTCATTGACGATGTGGAACACATACCCGATGGGCTTGCCCTTGGCTTCCGTGTTCAGCCAGCCCGTCATGCGCTCAGCCACCGGGTTGAGCCAGGTGATCTCGCCCGCTGCGTCGGTGGTGATGACGGCGTCGCCAATGGACTGCAGCGTGACGCGCAACAGCTCGTGCTGGCGGGCAAGGTCTGCTCTGATGTTGTGCAGTCTGGTGATGTCTTGAAACGTGCCGACCAGGCGCACCGGAGCGCCGTTATCGAACTCAGCGGCGCCGACGGCGCGCACCCATATTTCAGTGCCATCTGCTTGGATGAAGGGGAGCTCCAAGTCCCAGCCCTCGCCAGTTGCCATCGCCGTCTCTACGGCGGCTTGTATTACGGGCCTGGCTTCTGGCGCGTAGAAGTTGATCGCTGTGGCAATTTCCGGCACAAAGTCAGGTGGGACCCCATGAATTTCATGGGTCTGGCCTGACCAGACCAGTGCGCCTGTGGCCAGGTCCAGCTCCCAGCCACCCACGCGCGCCACTTGACCTGTGCGCTGCAAGCGCTGCTCGCTTTGGCGCAGCGCGTCGTCCTGGCGTTTGCGTTCAGTAATGTCTTCCACCGAGCCCACATAGCCGGTGACATGGCCTGACTCGTCTTGGTTGGCTCTCGCTCGCGCCCGCACTGTGCGGACTTCTCCGTCGCCGCGCGAGATGCGGAATTCCGCGTCAAACTCGAGCCGCTGCAGGGCGGTTTGTTGCCACTCAGTGAACACTGCCATCCGGTCGTCAGGGTGCAGGGCCTGCATCCATCCGTCGCCCAGGCTCTGGTAGTAGTCCAAGCCGTAAATCTCTTGCCAGCGTGAGTTGGTATAGGTGCACGCGCCTTGCGCATCGGTTGCAAAAACACCGAGGGGGGACACCTCACTCAATGCCCGGAAGCGCAATTCGTTCTCGGCCAAGATTTGTGCCGTTCTTTGAGCTTCCAGATGCAGCTGCCGCTCATGTTCAATGGCACGGCGCCCTTCGAGTGCATGCACGGCGGCGGCAGCCAGGTGGGTCAGAATTTCGCGCTGTTGCTCCGTGAGTTGGCGGGGTACGCGGTCAATCACACAAAAGGTGCCCGCATGGGTGCCGTCACCCAGCCGCAGGGGGACGCCTGCATAAAACCGTATATCCGGGTTGCCAGTGACCAAGGCGTTGTCGGCAAAGCGCACATCTGCGGTGGCGTCAGGAACCTCCAAAATCTCATCGCCCAAAATGGCGTGCGCGCAAAACGCGAGTGCGCGCGGCGTCTCCGTGACACCGGGGAGCCCGACATTGGCTTTGAACCACTGGCGCTCTGTATCGACCAGGCTGATCAACGAGATCGGCACATTGCAGACCACCGCTGCTGCTTGCACCAAGGCGTCGAATGCCCGCTCGGGCGCAGTGTCAAGAATGCCGAGGTCGTGAAGGGCCGCGAGTCGTCGGGATTCGTTGTCCGGAAGGGAGGCTTGTGGCATGTCTGCAGTACTCCGAAAGCGACAACGCGAGGGGCTCGCGTTCGACTAAGTTTGCGAATTTAACAATTTTTCAGAGGCTTAGGGGGATTGAATACTGACATTACCCTGCAGTTTGCTCTTTTTGCTTTTCGGCAGAACCGCCGCTCCGCTGAAACACAGCAGCCAAACTGCTCACAGCCAATAGATGGCGGCTAAGCCCAGTACCGCGGGCACGGTCTGGATGTACAAAATCCGAACCATCACCGTCACAGCACCCCACACGCCTGCCACCGCCACACAGGCCAAACCAAATAGGGCAAAAGCCTTGGCAATCGCCGGGTCAGGGTAGACCAGGCCCAGCAACAGGGCAGCGGCCAAAAATCCGTTGTAGCAGCCCTGGTTGGACATGGCCACCTTGCGCGACTCCACCTCAGAGGGCGGAATGGCAAAGACCTTCACCCCCCGGCTCTTGTAGAGCACGGTTTCCAGCAGAAAGATGTACACGTGGATCAGGCAGACCAGCGCGATGAGAGCTTGGGCGACTATGGGCAAAGTAGTTTTCCTTTCATTGAACATTTACAACAGAGTAACTTCCTTTTCTCGCTCCTTGCTGTACCGGACACGGGTATTTCAAAGCTAGATGCTGTAGCGGCGTCAGTAAGGCTGCACACAGCGCAAAACGCGTAGCAGTAGTTGGTATGTTTATCCATCAATAGAAATCCTCGCAAGGCACTGTAAGTGAGCTTGTTTTGGATACATGAGCTCCAGAGAGCAAAGCCAAAGTAGTGCCGTCAATTTTCGCTGGGCGAAAAAAAAGGAACCTAGGTTCCTTTTTTGCTACGGACGGTGAATTAGACCGCGTTCTGCTTGCGTCGCTTAACAATCGACCCAATCAGTCCTATACCAGCCAACAGCATGGCGTAGGTCTCGGGCTCTGGTACGGCGGTTGTGAATGTGAAGTTGTCCATCACCCAATCGCTCCGACCACCGTAGGTTTTAACGTGGACACGATCCACCAGCCCAGAATATCCGCTACCAATCCATTGGGCAGCGTTGCCACTGGTGCCCATTGAACCTACCGGGCTGGACGCTACTAACTGGTTGTTCAGATAAAGGTCGAAGCTGGCAGTTGTATGGCCTCCGAAAAATGCGCCGTTGAACACCGATGCATTGGCAAAAGATACCCCTATTTCATTGGAGTGGGCGAAAGCTACGTTGTCGCCGCTTGCTGCTGGGTAGCTGTATTGAGCGGTATCCCAAACTTGCCAACCGATACTCCAGTTTGAACTGAAATCCCATGTCAGACCGCCATAGTGCTGGGGCATTTGCACTACGCCACCATTCGTTTGTAGATCATCGAAAGTAAGCACAGTTGTGTTAGCACTGGCCAAAGTTGCCGCAAACACCGATGCAGCAACCAAGATTTTTTTGACGTTTAACAAGAGCAGCCTCCTTGATTAATAAGTTGCGAATTTATCTCAGATGGGTGTCAATCCGAATAGTCTATTTAGACTATTCGGATTGGATAAATCGGGGAATTGCTGCATCGACTTGGGGCTGGAACAACCAACTCAGTATTTCACCCCCACCACCTTCACCCGCGCATTCGGCGCCTCCCCAAACATCTCCGGCGCGTACATCGCTTCCACGCGTGAGGGCGGCAGCGAAAACTCCCCTACGTTGTTCAGGCGGATGGTGTATTCCATCTTCACCACACCCTTGGGCAGGTACTCGTAGTAGCTGCGGAAGGATTCGAAGCTGCGTTCCTCAAATGCCGGCCAACCGTCGCCCTCGCGTTTCTCGCCCTGAGTGGCGATCTCGCTATCGCGGCCCAGGCCGCTGCCCAGAATCGTGGCGCCGCCGGGCACGGGGTCGGTGATGGCGACCCAAGTCATATCGGCGCTGGCGTTCACCTCGATGCTGATGCGCAGCACGTCTCCGCGCGTGTAGCTGCCAGCGGGCAGACTCTTGTTGGCTTGTTCCACGGGGGTGATGGTTTTCTTGATCTGATAGCCCGCAAAGAACGGTGCCTTCAACTGCACCGCCGCTACCGACTGCAACGTGAGCCACGGCTTGCCCGCACCCTGGTGGGTCACGTTCAAGGTGTCCTTGACCGCACCTTTCTCGGCAGTTTTGCTCCAGGGCAGGAACATGGTGTTGTTCTTCAGGTTACCCGGAGATGCGGGCGCGCCAAACATCGTGGTCTGGTGTGCAGCGCCGGATGCATCGGTGGTCTTGATGCGTTCCACCTTGCTCCAATCCACGCTCGCAGTGCCCACGCCGCCTGGGGCGTTTTCCAAGCTCTTCATGCTGGCCTTGGTGCTGCCTGCCACCGGCACCGCTTCAAACTTGGCGCTGAATTTTTCCAGGGCCGAGCCGCCCCACAGGTTGGCGGTGGTGGTGTGCCACGCTCCGTTTTGCTGGCGGCTGATGAAGCCGTTGGCCAGGCGGCCCATGTCGTCTTTCCAGGCCGGGTCGTCCAGCACGCTCAAGATCAGGCGCGCGGTGTTCACGTCGCCGTTTTGCATCAGCCACCACCAGTAATCGTCCTTCTCGGTGCTGAAGATCATCTTGGTGCCTTGGTAGCTAATGCGGCTACGCAGAATCTGGTTGGCCTCGGCCAGGCGCTTGTCGCGCTCGGGCACATCGGTCACTCGCTTCAAGATGTTGAGCCAGTCGATCACCGCATGCGTGGGCCACTGGTTGGGCGCAATGGTGATGCTGTTCACCATACGGCCTTGGGCTTTGCCGTAGCGCGACAGGGCTTCGATGGCGGCCAGCTTGCGCATGTCCAGGTCTTTGCGGGGGCTCCAGAACTCGCGCTGGATACGGCCTTCCACAAAGGCGATCAGGCCACGCTCCATGGGCGCGCGGATCTCGTCGCTGAGGGCAAACGCCGGGTCAATGCTTGCAGCCTCATGGGTTGCAGCCAGCAGGTAGGCGGTCAGCGTGTCACTGCCGCGATTGGCCTCTCCATCGCGCGGCGGGAAGTAGTTGGCCAAGCCATCGCTGTCCAGGTAGCTCGGTATTTGCGCGGCCACGCTTTGCCACAGCTTGCCATCGCGCAGGCCCACGCTCTTGCTGGTCTTTTGCTCCAGGCAGGCAAAGGGGTAAAGCGCAAACCAGTCTTTCACGCCGGGCAAACCTTCGGCCAGCTTGGGTTGCAGCGCCATCTTCAGGCCGCCACGGCCGGGCAGAGCATCGGCAGGCGCATTCACGTCCATGGTGAGCGGACCGTCAATCTGTACCAGCGTGGCCTGTTGCACCGTGAGCGGTACGGCAGGCACGATGCGTTGGCGGGCCTTCAGCGCGTCTTTGGCGCCGCTGATGGTGTCCTTGGCCTCTATCTCCCACAGGATGGCCTCGTTGCGGCTCAAGGCGAGCTGTGCGGGAGCAGTCACGTTCCATGCAACCTCACGGGCATCTCCCGCAGGTATATCAATGGTTTGTTGCTCTAAATTTAATAGCGTGGCGCGCGGGGTTACCAGCACCTTCATGGCCTGCTTGGTGGTGTTGCGCAGGGTCAGTTGGGCACGGTACTGGTCGTCCTCACGCACCAGGGGCGGCAGGCCGCTGATGATCTGCAAATCTTGCGTGGCGCGGATGCTGGTGCTGCCGGTGCCAAACAAGCCGGTGGAGGCATCGGCCACCGCAACAATCTTGAAGGTGGTGAGCGCATCGTTGAGCGGCACGGTCACTTGGGCTTGGCCGTTGGCGTCCAGCTTG from Rhodoferax potami includes these protein-coding regions:
- the pbpC gene encoding penicillin-binding protein 1C, which produces MRLVIATILIATSAASAWANATFEQVKTSYRPSDTLLLDRQGKVLHRLRTDATVRRGQWVALADVSPALRTALVLSEDKRFYEHSGVDWRAVSAAAWGNLWNTRTRGASTLTMQLAGLLDEDLRRGGGGRSVVQKVGQTLSAQSLERSCRKDQILEAYLNLVPFRGEMVGIDALSRSLFGKAPHGLDNREAAITAALIRAPNAKEAQVAQRACSVLSSLEAPAKTSTPTSKTAATTRAASGCDAIALMVSGTLSRREFAPSEGLAPHVARLLLRPPSAAGPEGASAPPTVRSSLSAPLQRFTQLTLQTQLRELAGRHVEDAAALVLDNASGEVLAWVNSSGPLSAAPEVDFVTSQRQPGSTLKPFLYGQALAERRITAASLLEDSAAQIQTSGGLYIPQNYDRQFKGWVSARTALGASLNVPAVRTLVMVSPDAFQKQLTRMGMPLKESGDFYGYSLALGSAETTLLDLTNSYRTLANGGRASPIRLTVGRTPPPFSPALDARAAFIVGDILSDPMARARTFGTDSVLATRFWAAVKTGTSKDMRDNWAVGYSQHYTVGVWVGNASGAPMWDVSGTTGAAPIWAAVMNQLHRQRNGRAPQPPAGLVQKTVTVEGEAPRTEWFISGTEQSSFDMEKEATRAYSTRAIGQNDSKNPGNNTTNTARITAPTSGTILALDPDIPPQAQRLSLEADGSNLRWLIDGKQVAKGNTALWLPWPGRHVIQIVDAKGKVLDQVRLEVRGAGVKGGAPAATAPPRRP
- a CDS encoding NADH:flavin oxidoreductase; its protein translation is MSNAAPLFQPFAFKGLKLANRIVMAPMTRSFSPGGVPTPAVTEYYRKRAAAAVGLIVSEGTVVQRPSASNDPDVPHFWGDAALGAWQDVINSVHQAGGVMAPQLWHVGAARNPRTTWTAPPPVDSPSGLSRPGKAFGEPMTDEAIADTIAAFAKAAGAAKRLGFDTIELHGAHGYLIDQFFWEGTNARTDKYGGDLVARGRFAAEILKAVRAEVGPDYPVIIRLSQWKQQDYNARIAQTPDEMAAWLQPLADAGADIFHCSQRRFWEPEFEGSDLNFAGWAKKLTGRPTITVGSVGLSGEFIASFGGESSKPASLDELMRRFDRGDFDLVAVGRALISDPDWALKVRDGRMSELSDFSPAALGTLV
- a CDS encoding roadblock/LC7 domain-containing protein; protein product: MTQSHAVSPLLKNLAVREAQAFLNELTGIKAVVIATIDGFDIASATTGTIDASRIAAMASSISAIGAVVAQETSLGAANSVVINSDQGFVQVFTVNRKDVQLIVNVVSDSTGVLAQVAYRGRTMAQTLLTA
- a CDS encoding GTP-binding protein; amino-acid sequence: MREHKILITGTMGAGKTTAIAAISDTPPITTDVVNTDTTHTKAKTTVGLDFGTVQLDSGERLRIFGTPGQERFDFLWGVLATNALGIIILVDNSRPTPLQDLNKYLEGFHKELQNSPCVIGVGRTETHLSPSIDDYADFLFEHNHLIPIIPVDVRRRSDVLLLIDSLLMQVEAMD
- a CDS encoding EAL domain-containing protein, whose protein sequence is MPQASLPDNESRRLAALHDLGILDTAPERAFDALVQAAAVVCNVPISLISLVDTERQWFKANVGLPGVTETPRALAFCAHAILGDEILEVPDATADVRFADNALVTGNPDIRFYAGVPLRLGDGTHAGTFCVIDRVPRQLTEQQREILTHLAAAAVHALEGRRAIEHERQLHLEAQRTAQILAENELRFRALSEVSPLGVFATDAQGACTYTNSRWQEIYGLDYYQSLGDGWMQALHPDDRMAVFTEWQQTALQRLEFDAEFRISRGDGEVRTVRARARANQDESGHVTGYVGSVEDITERKRQDDALRQSEQRLQRTGQVARVGGWELDLATGALVWSGQTHEIHGVPPDFVPEIATAINFYAPEARPVIQAAVETAMATGEGWDLELPFIQADGTEIWVRAVGAAEFDNGAPVRLVGTFQDITRLHNIRADLARQHELLRVTLQSIGDAVITTDAAGEITWLNPVAERMTGWLNTEAKGKPIGYVFHIVNEETRAPTENPVTTCLAQGKTTGLAHQTVLISREGQEYGIEDSAAPIRSDSGEILGVVLVFHDVTEQRRLSGEMSFRATHDALTGLVNRTEFETRLRNVLNRAHEDRSNHALLFIDLDQFKLVNDACGHSVGDQLLQQVSKLLSEVVRARDTLARLGGDEFGVILEHCSAEHAQRVAQQICERMDDFRFIHDGKRFRIGTSIGLVPVDNRWANVAAAMQAADISCYAAKDAGRNRVHAWFDTDLAMHARHGEMQWAARLEQALDENRFVLYAQRITALDDGVHGLHAEVLVRLRETDGSLVQPGAFLPAAERFHLASRVDRWVLKHAIQCLRDTPHLSGIDTLCVNLSGQSIGDRAFHRLAFEKLQNAGPAICQRICLEITETAAVTNMADASVFIEQAKKLGLRIALDDFGAGASSFGYLKNLSVDFLKIDGQFVRDVIDDPLDDAAVRCFAAVAQVVGVKTVAEFVDRAEVLERVRAIGIDFVQGYYLHQPEPIADVLALAPNPIR
- a CDS encoding DUF1304 domain-containing protein, with product MFNERKTTLPIVAQALIALVCLIHVYIFLLETVLYKSRGVKVFAIPPSEVESRKVAMSNQGCYNGFLAAALLLGLVYPDPAIAKAFALFGLACVAVAGVWGAVTVMVRILYIQTVPAVLGLAAIYWL